A genomic region of Cannabis sativa cultivar Pink pepper isolate KNU-18-1 chromosome 1, ASM2916894v1, whole genome shotgun sequence contains the following coding sequences:
- the LOC133038664 gene encoding inactive protein RESTRICTED TEV MOVEMENT 2-like — MTSQFVSHLTQFPPKRYASCASRNSIYQVQDIISVMAAITAETDRLSKTLIDHGYVMSEFGGIDEAMRILPDLSVKRRAIQEEAARREALVEAKLQEEAKQREALAEAKLREEARQKEAEVEARHQEALKVEGEAAARARRELREAREAMDEMVAKVKSLEELHQANLESKANLAVELKELKDFRDQALKKAKKDELLTPVSCKHCIKRFDDGVYMAWQSNGQSIKLDFYPKPEEALAKFREKKKRLDAMLEARRGPRLPPRID, encoded by the exons ATGACTAGCCAGTTCGTCTCCCACCTGACGCAATTCCCCCCTAAGAGGTATGCTTCCTGCGCCTCTCGGAACTCCATCTACCAAGTTCAGGACATCATCTCTGTCATGGCTGCG ATTACCGCCGAGACCGATCGCCTCTCCAAGACCCTAATTGACCATGGTTACGTCATGTCCGAATTTGGGGGCATAGATGAGGCCATGAGGATCCTTCCGGACTTGTCTGTCAAAAGGCGGGCGATCCAGGAGGAGGCTGCACGGAGGGAGGCCCTCGTGGAGGCGAAGCTTCAGGAGGAGGCCAAGCAGAGGGAGGCCCTCGCGGAGGCGAAGCTTCGAGAGGAGGCTAGGCAGAAGGAGGCCGAGGTGGAAGCGAGGCACCAGGAGGCGCTGAAGGTGGAGGGTGAGGCCGCTGCCCGGGCTAGACGCGAGCTTCGCGAGGCTAGGGAGGCCATGGACgaaatggttgccaaggtgaagTCCCTGGAGGAGTTGCACCAGGCGAACTTGGAGTCTAAGGCCAACCTGGCcgtggagttgaaggagctgaAGGACTTTAGAGACCAggccttgaagaaggctaaaAAAGATGAGCTCCTGACCCCCGTCTCCTGCAAGCACTGCATTAAGCGCTTCGACGACGGCGTCTATATGGCCTGGCAGTCAAATGGCCAAAGTATTAAGCTTGACTTCTATCCCAAGCCTGAGGAGGCTCTTGCcaaattccgggagaagaagaagaggcttgaTGCTATGCTTGAAGCTCGTCGTGGCCCTCGTCTTCCTCCTCGTATTGATTAG